In Longimicrobiales bacterium, the genomic window CGTCGACGCCGTGACGATGTTCGACGAGGACACGCCTGCCGAGCTCATCGGCGCTCTCCTGCCGGACGTGCTCGTCAAGGGCGGCGACTACACGCCCGATCAGGTGGTGGGCCGTGAGCTCGTCGAGAGTCATGGCGGCACACTCGTCCTGATCCCGTTCGTGACCGGGCGCTCGACAACCGACATCCTTCATCGCATTCAGCACGGGGATCATGAATCCACCTGAGCACACACAGCGCGCCGGTCGCACGAACGAACAGCTGCGCGACATCAGGATCGAGCGCGCTGCCGCACCCTATGCCGAAGGGTCGTGTCTCATTTCCACCGGCATGACCAGGGTGCTGTGCACGGCGAGTGTGCAGCAGAACGTGCCCGACTGGCGGCGTGGCTCCGGGCTGGGGTGGGTGACGGCGGAATACGCCATGCTGCCGCGTGCGACGCACACACGCAGTGGTCGCGAGCGCGGCAAGATCGGCGGTCGCACACAGGAGATCCAGCGGCTCATTGGACGTGCGTTGCGAGCGTCCATTGATCTCGCCGCCCTCGGCGAGCGCAGCATCCTGGTCGACTGCGACGTGCTCGTGGCCGATGGCGGCACGCGTACCGCTGCCATCACCGGTGCCGCGATCGCCCTGCACGATGCGTGTTCCTGGATCGTGAATCAGGGATTGCTCGACGCGACGCCCATTCGTGAGCTCGTGGCCGCGACCAGTGTCGGCATCATCGGCGGCGAGCCGCGCCTGGACCTCGATTACCTGGAGGACGTGCGCGCCGACGTGGACATGAACCTCGTTGCACTCGAGTCCGGTCGCCTCGTCGAGGTGCAGGGCACGGCGGAGAACCAGAGCTTCAGTCCCGACGAGCTGCAGTCCCTTCTGCGCATCGGGCTGGACGGCATTGCTCAGCTCCTGCAGCTGCAGCGCGCTGCCCTCGCCGACTGATCGTGCAGCGCGCACCACGCCCGCGCCTCATCCTCGCGAGCCGCAGCCGCGACAAGGCGGGCGAGATCCGCGAGATTCTCGAGCCCGTTCTCCATGCCGACATCGTCACTCTCGATGACGCCGGCATCCAGGAGATTGACGCCGAAGAGAACATCGAGGTGCACGAGACCTTTCTCGCCAATGCGCACGCCAAGGCCGAGTGGTTCATGCGCATCACCGGTCAGCCGACTCTCGCCGATGATTCCGGAATCAGCGTGCACGCCCTCAGCGGTGCTCCCGGCGTCCGCTCCCGACGGTTCGCGGGCACACCCGGACTCGCCGGCGTCGCGCAGGATCGCGCGAACAACGAGCGCCTTCTGCGCGAGCTGCGCGACACTCCCGATGAGCTCCGCACTGCCCATTACACGTGCGCCGCTGTACTGCATCTGCCGGACGGCCGTCGCTTCAGCGCCATCGGTACGTGCGCGGGACGCATTCTTCACGACCCGCAGGGAACCGCCGGCTTCGGGTACGACCCGCTGTTCTTCGTGCCTGCTCTCGGGCACTCGTTCGGCGAAGCGACCCGCGAGCAGAAGCATCGTCACAGTCACCGGGCACGCGCGTTCCGTGCTCTGGCCGGTGCCGTTCCCGCCCGCGCGCTGACCGCCGACTGAACCGCGTGCTGACCGGCGCTGGAATGGCGGCTCGCGACGTCCGCATGTCCTTGACCCGGCCCTCCTTTTCCGCTAAAATGTCCTGCTCCCACGGGGCGTGGCGCAGCTTGGTAGCGCGCCTGCTTTGGGAGCAGGAGGTCCTCGGTTCAAATCCGAGCGCCCCGATTGTCGGATTCTGCGCCCGTAGCTCAGTTGGACAGA contains:
- the rph gene encoding ribonuclease PH; this translates as MNPPEHTQRAGRTNEQLRDIRIERAAAPYAEGSCLISTGMTRVLCTASVQQNVPDWRRGSGLGWVTAEYAMLPRATHTRSGRERGKIGGRTQEIQRLIGRALRASIDLAALGERSILVDCDVLVADGGTRTAAITGAAIALHDACSWIVNQGLLDATPIRELVAATSVGIIGGEPRLDLDYLEDVRADVDMNLVALESGRLVEVQGTAENQSFSPDELQSLLRIGLDGIAQLLQLQRAALAD
- a CDS encoding non-canonical purine NTP pyrophosphatase, encoding MQRAPRPRLILASRSRDKAGEIREILEPVLHADIVTLDDAGIQEIDAEENIEVHETFLANAHAKAEWFMRITGQPTLADDSGISVHALSGAPGVRSRRFAGTPGLAGVAQDRANNERLLRELRDTPDELRTAHYTCAAVLHLPDGRRFSAIGTCAGRILHDPQGTAGFGYDPLFFVPALGHSFGEATREQKHRHSHRARAFRALAGAVPARALTAD